In Antedon mediterranea chromosome 10, ecAntMedi1.1, whole genome shotgun sequence, one genomic interval encodes:
- the LOC140061235 gene encoding uncharacterized protein, protein MNFKIDTGADVTVIDTANIPKGKYPLCKADRKLYGPGRNLIPVLGKFTAKLKLKQQNTESIQEVYVVEKLEQSLLGRPAIEAMKLIYKVNTVNVISDKYYRQNHPKLFKGLGKLKDTYKIRLSQDAKPFAVCAPRRVPIPLQQKVEKELLYIDCRI, encoded by the coding sequence atgaattttaaaatagacACGGGAGCTGATGTAACTGTCATAGACACTGCAAACATACCGAAAGGGAAATATCCCCTTTGCAAAGCTGATCGAAAGTTATATGGTCCGGGTAGAAACTTAATCCCAGTACTTGGAAAGTTCACAGCTAAGTTGAAActcaaacaacaaaatactgAGAGTATACAGGAGGTATACGTTGTAGAAAAACTGGAACAATCTTTGCTAGGGAGACCGGCTATTGAAGCCATGAAGTTAATTTATAAGGTTAATACTGTCAATGTAATATCAGACAAGTACTACAGACAGAATCATCCTAAGTTGTTCAAAGGATTGGGTAAACTGAAGGATACTTATAAAATCAGGCTGAGTCAAGACGCAAAGCCATTTGCCGTTTGTGCACCAAGAAGGGTACCAATACCACTGCAACAAAAGGTAGAAAAGGAACTACTGTACATCGATTGCAGAATTTAG